From the Mycoplasmatota bacterium genome, one window contains:
- a CDS encoding MerR family transcriptional regulator, translating into MLKIGDFSKLTRVSIRMLRHYDEKGLLKPERIDKFTGYRFYSIEQIPKVNRIQALKEMGFSLSEIYELMARNLDSKQLRILLENRKREILTAIDHEKGKLIRVKTLIKSIEKENLNMNYDITIKTIPSYKVLSLRDIIPAYNAEGKLWEELQKFAKNNNIKGNTPCYAIYHDTEFKESDVDVEVTMCINDEVPENNRIKIRELEEVLEMAVVFHHGPFEEMTSAYQALGEWMESNGYEMNGPTRAIYHKGPWCEEDSANYLTEIQAPVVKK; encoded by the coding sequence ATGTTAAAAATTGGAGATTTTTCAAAGCTTACACGTGTATCAATAAGAATGCTTAGACATTATGATGAAAAAGGACTATTAAAACCAGAACGAATTGATAAATTTACTGGTTATCGATTCTACTCAATTGAACAAATTCCAAAGGTTAATCGCATACAAGCTTTGAAAGAAATGGGATTCTCGCTTTCTGAAATATACGAACTGATGGCACGAAATTTAGATTCTAAACAATTACGTATTCTTTTGGAAAATAGAAAAAGAGAAATTCTTACAGCGATTGATCATGAAAAGGGAAAATTGATAAGGGTAAAAACCCTAATTAAATCTATTGAAAAGGAGAATTTAAATATGAATTATGACATTACAATAAAAACTATTCCATCTTATAAAGTATTATCATTAAGAGATATTATTCCTGCTTATAATGCTGAAGGTAAATTATGGGAGGAACTTCAGAAATTTGCGAAAAATAATAATATAAAAGGAAATACACCTTGTTATGCCATCTATCATGACACAGAATTTAAAGAAAGTGATGTTGATGTTGAAGTAACCATGTGCATAAATGATGAAGTTCCTGAAAATAATCGTATAAAAATTAGGGAACTAGAAGAAGTTTTAGAAATGGCAGTTGTTTTTCACCATGGACCTTTTGAAGAAATGACTTCAGCTTATCAAGCTTTAGGAGAATGGATGGAATCTAATGGCTATGAAATGAATGGTCCTACAAGAGCAATTTATCATAAAGGACCTTGGTGTGAAGAAGACTCTGCTAATTATTTAACTGAGATTCAAGCACCAGTTGTTAAAAAGTAA
- a CDS encoding nucleotidyl transferase AbiEii/AbiGii toxin family protein codes for MSISSPRQLKDWINNMSKQNNLVANTVLQNFMMERLLERISVSQYKDNVILKGGFLIAAMVDIDMRSTIDMDTTIKGISVNEDTIKKIISNILSIDIEDNVTFKLKCIKNIHVLLNMGIAKKI; via the coding sequence ATGAGTATAAGTAGTCCAAGACAATTAAAGGATTGGATTAATAATATGTCAAAGCAAAATAATCTTGTAGCCAATACTGTTCTACAAAATTTTATGATGGAAAGGTTGTTAGAAAGAATTTCTGTCTCTCAGTACAAAGACAATGTTATTCTTAAAGGTGGATTCCTAATCGCAGCTATGGTGGATATCGATATGAGAAGTACTATTGATATGGATACAACAATAAAAGGAATATCAGTTAATGAGGATACTATCAAAAAGATCATTAGTAATATTTTATCAATAGATATTGAAGATAATGTAACATTTAAATTAAAATGCATAAAAAATATTCATGTGCTACTTAACATGGGCATAGCAAAAAAAATATAG
- a CDS encoding AraC family transcriptional regulator, with protein MNWVKILSNSIDYIEENLTEPITIKEIAKVAMSSPYYYQRMFYILTGITVFEYIRNRRLSLAASELIMNNIKVIDVAIKYGYESSEAFSRAFKKMHGVNPSEVRKKKVTIKAFPKLIIQIMLKGDVPMDYKIEKKPEFSFCGMTKNVSTENGENYINVPKFWGEVMQNGQFEEMMKKSRDGKCIGACMPMDPEVDNNFDYVIGIFTEEKLSEYDNHMVPSANWAIFEVRGPIGEKLQNTWKRIFSEWFPSTGYKHADLPELEVYYDGDTQSPNYLTEIWIPIIKEEK; from the coding sequence ATGAACTGGGTAAAAATACTTTCAAACTCGATTGATTATATTGAAGAAAATTTAACAGAACCAATAACCATTAAAGAGATAGCCAAAGTAGCTATGTCCTCACCCTATTATTATCAACGGATGTTTTACATATTGACAGGAATTACTGTATTTGAGTATATAAGGAATAGAAGACTATCCCTAGCTGCTAGTGAACTCATAATGAATAATATAAAAGTAATTGATGTCGCTATCAAATATGGTTATGAATCTTCCGAGGCTTTTTCTAGAGCATTTAAGAAAATGCATGGAGTTAATCCTTCAGAGGTTAGAAAGAAAAAAGTGACTATTAAAGCATTTCCGAAATTAATAATTCAAATAATGTTAAAAGGAGATGTCCCTATGGATTACAAAATTGAAAAGAAACCTGAATTTAGTTTTTGTGGGATGACTAAGAATGTTTCTACAGAAAATGGTGAAAATTATATCAACGTCCCTAAGTTTTGGGGAGAAGTAATGCAGAATGGTCAATTTGAAGAAATGATGAAAAAATCAAGGGATGGTAAATGTATCGGAGCTTGTATGCCCATGGACCCTGAGGTTGACAATAATTTTGATTACGTTATTGGGATCTTTACAGAAGAAAAATTATCTGAATATGATAATCATATGGTTCCAAGTGCTAATTGGGCAATCTTTGAAGTGAGAGGCCCAATAGGAGAAAAACTTCAAAATACATGGAAACGAATTTTTTCTGAATGGTTTCCATCAACCGGCTATAAACATGCTGATTTACCTGAATTAGAAGTTTATTATGATGGTGATACACAGAGCCCTAATTATCTTACAGAAATTTGGATTCCTATCATAAAAGAAGAAAAATAA
- a CDS encoding CPBP family intramembrane metalloprotease, whose amino-acid sequence MKQSEIKSSHIVNILKSLLGFIGIYIVSEIIGEVCIIIILTCMGINIFSNDIPNNILTQTLPFFGFIVFTITTILYCKFIEKRSQQSIGFIKKGFIKNYLKGFVIGILLISIVILISLATGALTYEGVSENINILPILLFLFAYIIQGMAEEVMCRGYLMTSLSKKTSLFWAILLSSLAFTYPHLQSLFASEAQFGIIGLINTMLFSFLVSLFMVKGRNIWLVSAIHSSWNYVLGVVYGICVSGGETHPSIFNFSVNESKSLINGGMYGPEAGIITTIIMIFSLAILLLTIKKKNKITL is encoded by the coding sequence ATGAAACAATCAGAAATAAAATCGTCACATATTGTAAATATTCTGAAATCATTATTGGGATTTATAGGAATTTACATCGTTTCAGAAATAATCGGAGAAGTATGTATCATTATCATTTTAACATGTATGGGTATTAATATTTTTAGTAATGATATACCTAACAATATATTAACACAGACTTTACCATTTTTTGGTTTTATAGTTTTTACTATTACAACTATTCTATATTGTAAATTTATTGAAAAAAGATCACAACAATCAATAGGCTTCATTAAAAAAGGATTTATTAAAAATTACTTAAAAGGATTTGTTATTGGTATACTACTCATATCAATAGTAATATTAATTTCACTTGCTACTGGTGCTTTAACCTATGAAGGTGTAAGTGAAAATATTAATATACTCCCTATCTTATTGTTTCTATTTGCATATATAATTCAAGGGATGGCAGAAGAAGTCATGTGTAGAGGCTATCTAATGACTTCACTATCTAAAAAAACATCCCTATTTTGGGCAATTCTTCTCAGTTCATTAGCATTTACATATCCACATCTACAATCATTGTTTGCAAGTGAAGCTCAATTTGGTATTATTGGTTTAATTAATACAATGCTGTTTTCTTTTTTAGTTTCTCTATTTATGGTAAAAGGAAGAAATATATGGTTGGTAAGTGCAATTCATAGTTCATGGAATTATGTATTGGGTGTAGTCTATGGAATTTGTGTTAGTGGTGGAGAAACACATCCATCAATTTTTAACTTTTCAGTAAATGAATCTAAAAGTTTAATTAATGGTGGAATGTATGGACCAGAAGCTGGTATTATAACCACTATTATTATGATATTTAGTCTAGCAATATTACTATTAACTATTAAAAAAAAGAATAAAATAACATTATAA
- a CDS encoding helix-turn-helix transcriptional regulator, with the protein MEFGQKLLSLRKEKGLSQEELGGQLMVSRQTVSKWELGDSTPEMDKLILISEFFDISLDELVKGSDTSNLNIKNIGTSESKLSIQKKGIYHIIILLVKIFGILLLIDFLVMIIYFIVNGFPT; encoded by the coding sequence ATGGAATTTGGTCAAAAGTTATTGTCTTTGAGAAAAGAAAAAGGACTATCTCAAGAAGAGTTAGGTGGTCAATTAATGGTATCAAGGCAAACAGTATCAAAATGGGAATTAGGAGATTCAACACCTGAAATGGATAAATTAATACTAATCAGTGAGTTCTTTGATATTTCACTTGATGAATTAGTAAAAGGTTCGGATACTTCAAATTTAAATATAAAAAATATAGGGACATCTGAAAGTAAACTGTCTATACAAAAAAAAGGAATTTACCATATTATTATTCTGTTAGTAAAAATATTTGGTATCTTACTTTTGATTGACTTTTTAGTTATGATTATCTATTTCATTGTAAACGGGTTTCCTACCTAA
- a CDS encoding MarR family transcriptional regulator, with protein sequence MKDNISKNEIQALDETWHKLIHIYQRTSNELGKEKLEGVTTIEISILNIVYRQPEVILKDITKMLGIPNSTLTNAVDRLEKRGLIKRAISKRDRRSFALELTEDGRIAQLEHKKAEKLMCHKILSIYDSKEERLELIRLLGKLTDKF encoded by the coding sequence ATGAAAGACAATATTAGTAAAAATGAAATTCAAGCTTTAGATGAAACCTGGCATAAACTGATTCATATATATCAAAGGACAAGTAATGAATTGGGGAAAGAAAAGCTTGAGGGTGTAACAACAATTGAAATTAGCATTCTAAATATTGTTTATAGACAACCAGAGGTAATACTTAAAGATATAACAAAAATGCTAGGTATACCAAATAGTACATTGACTAATGCGGTAGACCGCCTTGAAAAACGAGGACTTATCAAAAGAGCTATCAGTAAAAGAGATAGAAGATCTTTTGCACTTGAGTTAACAGAAGATGGAAGAATTGCTCAACTTGAGCATAAAAAAGCAGAAAAATTAATGTGTCACAAAATATTAAGTATTTATGATTCAAAAGAAGAGCGACTAGAACTAATTAGATTACTTGGAAAGCTTACGGATAAATTTTAA
- a CDS encoding GNAT family N-acetyltransferase gives MDYRKILKEFPEIETEKIRLRKLRLDDGPELFKYYSNEKVYRYLDWNGPETLEKSYDVIKIWNQGFIDGWIIRFAIADKVTDKIIGTILLNEFEGKRAEIGYELSEDYWRNGIMSEAMYEVLSLGFKQLGLVRIQAFVCEENTASKELLKKFNFKEEGYLRKYECHYVTGECKDMYVYGLVNTDFKSR, from the coding sequence ATGGATTATCGAAAAATATTGAAAGAGTTTCCAGAAATAGAAACGGAAAAAATTAGATTGAGAAAATTAAGGTTAGATGATGGACCGGAGTTATTTAAATACTACTCCAATGAAAAAGTATATCGTTACCTTGACTGGAATGGCCCTGAAACCTTAGAGAAAAGTTATGATGTCATAAAAATATGGAACCAAGGTTTTATTGATGGTTGGATTATTCGCTTTGCCATTGCTGATAAAGTAACTGATAAGATAATAGGAACTATTTTATTAAATGAGTTTGAAGGAAAAAGGGCTGAAATAGGATATGAGTTATCTGAAGATTACTGGCGTAATGGTATTATGTCTGAAGCTATGTATGAAGTATTATCCCTTGGATTTAAACAATTAGGTTTAGTGAGAATACAAGCATTTGTATGTGAAGAAAATACTGCTTCAAAAGAGCTTCTAAAAAAATTCAATTTCAAAGAGGAAGGATATTTAAGAAAATATGAATGTCATTATGTAACGGGTGAATGTAAAGATATGTATGTGTATGGGTTGGTAAATACAGACTTTAAGAGTAGATAA
- a CDS encoding type IV toxin-antitoxin system AbiEi family antitoxin domain-containing protein: MSVKELVFKLMKKNNGIIESKEAKEAGIDNKVLQRLTQTGEIERVGRGIYIDANYIQDEYLVTQYRCKKGIYSHETALFIHDLCDRIPFQLMLTIPSGYNTRLLKDKYKYKFFYSNKKLYEIGKMNLKSPHGNEIIVYNKERTICDCLRKKDKLDSDLVITAVKQYMNELGADYSRLLTYAEIFNVRELVRQYMEVLS; the protein is encoded by the coding sequence ATGTCTGTAAAAGAATTAGTTTTTAAGTTGATGAAAAAGAATAATGGAATTATAGAATCAAAAGAAGCTAAAGAAGCAGGGATAGATAATAAAGTATTACAACGATTAACTCAGACTGGAGAAATTGAGAGAGTTGGAAGAGGAATCTATATTGATGCAAATTACATACAAGACGAATATCTGGTGACACAGTATAGATGTAAAAAAGGAATTTATTCTCATGAAACTGCATTATTTATTCATGATTTATGTGATAGAATACCATTTCAGCTAATGTTAACTATTCCTTCTGGATATAATACTAGACTCTTAAAAGATAAATATAAATATAAGTTTTTCTATAGTAATAAAAAACTATATGAAATTGGTAAAATGAATTTAAAATCACCTCATGGCAATGAGATTATCGTATATAACAAAGAACGAACTATTTGCGATTGTCTTAGAAAAAAAGATAAGCTAGATTCGGATTTGGTAATTACTGCAGTGAAACAATATATGAATGAACTAGGAGCAGATTATTCAAGATTACTAACGTATGCAGAAATTTTTAACGTCAGAGAATTAGTTCGTCAGTATATGGAGGTGTTATCATGA
- a CDS encoding AraC family transcriptional regulator — MNWVKILSNSIDYIEENLTEPITIKEIAKVAMSSPYYYQRMFYILTGITVFEYIRNRRLSLAASELIMNNIKVIDVAIKYGYESSEAFSRAFKKMHGVNPSEVRKKKVTIKAFPKLLIQIMLKGDVPMDYKIEKKPEFSFCGMTRNFSIENGENFINIPKFWDEVMKNGQFEEMMKKSSDGNCIGACIPMAPEVDNNFDYVIGIFTEEKLSEYDNYFVPSASWAIFEVRGPIGENIQSTTKRIFSEWFPSTGYKHANLPELEVYYEGDTQSPNYLTEIWIPIIKEVE, encoded by the coding sequence ATGAACTGGGTAAAAATACTTTCAAACTCGATCGATTATATTGAAGAAAACTTAACAGAACCAATAACCATTAAAGAGATAGCCAAAGTAGCTATGTCCTCACCCTATTATTATCAACGGATGTTTTACATATTGACAGGAATTACTGTATTTGAGTATATAAGGAATAGAAGACTATCCCTAGCTGCTAGTGAACTCATAATGAATAATATAAAAGTAATTGATGTCGCTATCAAATATGGTTATGAATCTTCAGAGGCTTTTTCTAGAGCGTTTAAGAAAATGCACGGAGTTAATCCTTCAGAAGTTAGAAAGAAAAAAGTGACGATTAAAGCATTTCCGAAATTATTAATTCAAATAATGTTAAAAGGAGATGTCCCTATGGATTACAAAATTGAAAAAAAACCTGAATTTAGTTTTTGTGGTATGACTAGAAATTTTTCTATTGAAAACGGTGAAAATTTTATTAACATCCCGAAATTTTGGGATGAAGTAATGAAGAATGGTCAATTTGAGGAAATGATGAAAAAATCAAGCGATGGTAACTGCATCGGAGCTTGCATACCAATGGCCCCTGAGGTTGACAATAATTTTGATTATGTTATTGGGATCTTTACAGAAGAAAAGTTATCTGAATATGATAATTATTTCGTTCCAAGTGCTAGTTGGGCAATTTTTGAAGTAAGAGGCCCAATAGGAGAAAATATTCAAAGTACTACAAAACGAATTTTTTCTGAATGGTTTCCATCAACCGGCTATAAACATGCTAATTTACCTGAATTAGAAGTTTATTATGAAGGCGATACACAGAGCCCTAATTATCTTACAGAAATTTGGATTCCTATTATAAAAGAAGTAGAATAA
- a CDS encoding SDR family oxidoreductase, giving the protein MINLKKYGKALITGASSGIGEQYARKMASLNNDLVLVARRKEKLDTLAKELESNYGVQIDIIQADLSLENDVIRVEKYINQNSDISILINNAGFAVPEIFSESEIDKQLSMIYVHNIACVRLTHASIKYMFKKNKGIIINVASTLAYMPMEKNSIYCASKAFINSFSEVVNYESKDKGIIIQALNPGLTHSNFHSTELFNKLEKQKYPESVWMSVEEVVFQSLKNLGKKVVFIPGLKNRMMVKMYKLLKK; this is encoded by the coding sequence TTGATTAATTTAAAAAAATATGGAAAGGCTTTAATTACAGGAGCGTCGAGTGGTATAGGAGAACAATATGCTAGAAAGATGGCATCATTAAATAATGATTTGGTTCTTGTGGCAAGAAGAAAAGAAAAATTAGATACATTAGCAAAAGAGTTAGAAAGCAATTATGGTGTACAAATAGATATTATACAAGCAGATTTATCTTTGGAAAATGATGTTATTAGGGTAGAGAAGTATATAAATCAAAATTCTGATATATCAATATTAATTAACAATGCAGGATTTGCTGTGCCAGAAATTTTTTCAGAGAGTGAAATTGATAAACAACTTTCAATGATTTATGTACACAATATTGCTTGTGTACGATTAACACATGCTTCAATAAAATATATGTTTAAAAAGAATAAAGGAATTATTATAAATGTTGCTTCAACATTAGCATATATGCCAATGGAAAAAAACAGTATTTATTGTGCATCTAAGGCTTTTATAAATTCTTTTTCTGAAGTAGTAAATTATGAATCCAAAGATAAGGGAATTATTATTCAAGCGTTAAACCCAGGTTTAACACATTCAAATTTTCATAGTACTGAATTATTTAATAAATTAGAAAAGCAAAAATATCCCGAATCTGTTTGGATGAGTGTAGAGGAAGTTGTGTTCCAGTCTCTTAAAAATTTAGGGAAAAAAGTAGTATTTATTCCTGGATTGAAAAACCGTATGATGGTAAAGATGTATAAATTGTTAAAGAAATAA
- a CDS encoding sigma-70 family RNA polymerase sigma factor, whose protein sequence is MEERLIDKLLTEYLDKIYFYSIKRISCVNDAEDLSQTILMDIIINFKKGIIPENFDNYVWKIVKNQYAKFIKYRVKERKNLINEYDLDRLPNNQINAFDNLVLKEQSESVRCALKLLSKDYLNILVAYYIDDLSIKEISKNTNLPLGTVKYKLYSLRQKLKEVIQLNQLNGKKTYSPEDLSPLFHVNKEGTEGSPWNLFSNLIQKNILLHAYKNPSSLKDFALELGISMPYIEEIVYQLKLGTVLKEVERNKYVTNFTIVSKKEQREVKEYITREKESLGKAVFDWLDDVIEDVREIGFVGSDLSKEYLYWQLLSLIWVLLEDEVCDFKVSERPFGGKWDALAYENREYDPELFFVGLNGHFDSKRIVFYLEHDITHLELRNRRITLLEDDLVDVLRMICMTSKDELVVEDVLKKYDKSIKRLCEKNLIKVIENKIKVNTVYLQDGEREKIYETISKSPKLDKVINHYTLFKKWIIENIAVFDNVEHVAISMLGWFRSSIILYGIKHQYLSLDKESEVFAYSVFFEEMSTSIDFK, encoded by the coding sequence ATGGAAGAACGATTAATTGATAAGTTACTAACAGAGTATCTTGATAAGATTTACTTTTACTCTATTAAAAGAATAAGTTGTGTAAATGATGCAGAGGACCTTTCGCAAACTATTTTAATGGATATAATCATTAATTTTAAAAAAGGTATTATTCCAGAAAATTTTGATAATTATGTTTGGAAAATAGTCAAAAATCAATATGCTAAATTTATAAAATATAGAGTGAAAGAACGCAAAAATTTAATAAATGAATATGATCTAGATAGACTCCCTAATAACCAAATTAATGCATTTGATAATCTTGTTCTAAAAGAACAGAGTGAAAGTGTTAGATGTGCATTAAAGTTATTATCTAAAGACTATTTAAACATTCTTGTTGCTTATTATATTGATGACTTATCTATTAAAGAAATTTCTAAAAACACTAATCTTCCTCTAGGAACTGTAAAATATAAGTTATACAGTTTACGTCAAAAATTAAAGGAGGTTATCCAATTGAATCAATTAAATGGAAAAAAAACTTATTCTCCAGAAGACTTAAGCCCATTATTTCATGTAAATAAAGAAGGTACTGAAGGGAGTCCATGGAATTTGTTCTCTAATCTGATTCAAAAAAATATTTTATTACATGCCTATAAAAATCCATCATCACTAAAAGACTTCGCTTTAGAACTAGGTATCTCCATGCCTTATATTGAAGAAATAGTGTATCAATTAAAACTAGGGACTGTTCTAAAAGAAGTAGAAAGAAACAAATATGTTACCAATTTTACAATTGTATCAAAAAAAGAACAAAGAGAAGTGAAAGAATATATCACTAGAGAAAAAGAGTCACTTGGTAAAGCTGTATTTGATTGGTTAGATGATGTAATAGAAGATGTTAGAGAGATTGGTTTTGTAGGAAGTGATTTATCGAAAGAATATCTTTACTGGCAACTTCTATCGTTGATTTGGGTTTTATTAGAAGATGAAGTGTGTGATTTTAAAGTAAGTGAACGTCCATTTGGTGGGAAGTGGGATGCACTAGCTTATGAAAACCGTGAGTATGATCCAGAATTATTTTTTGTAGGATTAAATGGTCATTTTGACTCTAAAAGAATTGTATTTTATCTTGAACATGATATTACACATCTTGAACTAAGAAATCGTAGAATTACATTACTTGAGGATGATCTTGTTGATGTCTTAAGAATGATTTGCATGACTTCAAAAGATGAACTAGTAGTTGAAGATGTTTTAAAGAAATATGATAAGTCAATTAAAAGATTGTGTGAGAAAAATTTAATTAAGGTAATTGAAAACAAAATCAAGGTAAATACGGTTTATTTACAAGATGGTGAAAGAGAAAAAATCTATGAAACAATTAGTAAAAGTCCTAAACTTGATAAAGTAATTAATCATTATACTTTATTTAAAAAATGGATAATAGAAAATATTGCGGTTTTCGACAATGTGGAGCATGTAGCTATTTCAATGCTGGGGTGGTTTAGATCTAGTATCATTTTATATGGAATTAAACACCAGTATTTAAGTTTAGATAAAGAATCAGAAGTATTTGCTTATAGTGTATTTTTTGAAGAAATGAGTACCTCAATTGATTTTAAGTAA